The following nucleotide sequence is from Solea senegalensis isolate Sse05_10M linkage group LG19, IFAPA_SoseM_1, whole genome shotgun sequence.
TTGACATGATCTGTCACAAACAAGAAAAGACAGGCCACGTTGAATACTGATAATCAGAGGTGATTTTGATATGCAGGAGTCAGAGCTCTGCACTTTCCCCTTCTGCAAAATCCTCTCCCaatgatcacattttaaaaatggttGCTTTATAAGTAATCAGTCAATACAAGTACATTGTGcattaattacaataataagaAAAGCATAGAGCTAAATACAAAAGGCAGCAAAAAAGAACAAGTACCTTGTGCATACTCTTCAGGCAATCATTCCCAACCTTGAGTCCTTCGATGACTGTCATCTCAATTTGCATGAATTCAATATCTTGAATCTGTTGACAAATAGTATGTAAAATTACAGACATGCATGACAAGCAAAACAAGTGCAATGTTAAAAGCAGTGATGCAGTCCTTGTCATATGTGCTCTCTTGAATACAACACTGGTTAAAAGTAGGGTTTTGGAAATGGTCCGATTTACAGCTCAgatttatgttgtattttgcaGAAAGACTTCTTAATGGACCCTTTGCATAGCAGTCATTTTGATGGGTCACGGTGGTAAATGCAAAGgagtaaataatcaaattaatgacaACTGAGACAAGTGTTAATGTCATTTCATAGAGGCAATTTCATTGTAGCATAAGGAATCACAGTGAATACTTCCtcttttttcaaaacaaagacattaagaACAAATTTTAACGTGTGTGGCACACAGTCGTTTGCTATTGGCTGAACATTAGTAGAGAGACAGTTATTCAACAGCAACACGATGGAAAGATACTGATGCTGGGCACCATGATAATGATTTCATTCCCCATTAAGAAGGATCAAAAAGGAATCATCTCAACTTACCATGCGCTCAAGGTTTGAAATTTGATTTTCAGTCTTATCTAGCAGCTGATCCTGATATCTTCTTTTcttaagcagcagcagtgctttcctgaaatcacaaagaaaacagtgatgaaTGGAATGGGGAAACACGTGTTCAAGAGAACCACAAAAATGCAGCTTGTAAATAAACACCTTTCAACAAAATTCAATACTGTAGCTTCCATAAAAACCAACATTTATTGCAGTGATATTTTATCAGACCACATTAGTAAAGTACAGAACACTTTCAGAGACATTTTTAGAATATATGATCATGACTGAATTGCAACAGCTTATGGACACTTACTCTTTCCTGCCATCTTTCAGCAACAGCTTTGTAAGACATCGCTCTTTCTCCAGCTGAAAGGTGATTTTCTTTTGGTACTGCTTGAGCTTatctctctgctgcttcaaTTGCTGGGAAGTCACAGAaatatatctatgtatacatttttttttttttccaaacactcTTATGTGAGAAAGATATAACACATTACTAACTCAATAGCAAAGCAATACAGAGCAAAAACTGGGTCACACATGTGACCACTGTATCTGTATCATATTGATTAATGAAGTTCACACCTATTTTACAAATTGGTGATATTATGTTAATACTGATAGAAGCACACACAAGAGTTTTTCCCTTGAACTTTCTCTCAACAGCTGTCACAAATGGGGCACATTTACAACTCATATCAACACAAGTGCATTGTGTAATTATTAACTGcgttcaaataaaacaatagatACGTGCGCCTTCTCGAGCGGTGTGTTATTGTCTGGTAGCTAATCTGATGCTAATACCGCTGTCAGCTCACCAAAACGGCTTTGTCTTGTTCCGTTACACGAGAAGGTTGCGTATTTCTTCCGAGAAGGTTTCCCATTATTTAGCCACATCGCCGTCATATCCTCTTTTATCGACGTACAAAATATCACTCTTTGCTGAGCATTTTTCCATGATGATAAACACCCTCAAGACGGCTAGCAGGCTAACGGACGACCAGTATGTACACACAGCAGAGCTGTATTTTTCTACGGCAAGCGGGGTAGGACATTGAGGATATGTTTTGACTGGAGCTGCTTTTGCCTTTCATGTACGGTCGTTTGGGATCGTTTTTAGTTATgttgaaatacagtatgtgcgtttgtttgtttgccacTAAACGATGAATAAAATGGAATTGTACTAATACACCTGagttttatacttttaaacgtttttgaaacatttacatttttcttccaAGTTTACACGGATCAAAGGCATCTGAATAATTGTACTCATCATTTCTGGAAAATGTACACATTCTAGTTACAAAACTGACTTTAATGACCATTATTAGCACAAACACAATATCTTCTTCACTAACACCGGCCTTCTGGTGCTCTGCTATATTGTTTA
It contains:
- the LOC122784814 gene encoding charged multivesicular body protein 6-like, whose amino-acid sequence is MGNLLGRNTQPSRVTEQDKAVLQLKQQRDKLKQYQKKITFQLEKERCLTKLLLKDGRKEKALLLLKKRRYQDQLLDKTENQISNLERMIQDIEFMQIEMTVIEGLKVGNDCLKSMHKIMSIEDVERILDETQESIEYQRQIDEMLAGALTQEDEDAVLAELHAITQGEDIAFPEVPTEPIPEVPEAARAQPERRGAKNKPDREMLAA